GCCACCCCAATCAATACCACCACAGAAGACACCGCATCACTGCGATGATGCCAAGCGTTCGCCCGCAACATTTGAGAACGCACCCGATCTGCAACGTAAACGGTGTAATGGTAAAGGGCTTCTTTTAATAAAATCGACACCACAGCAATCGCTAAAGTAATCTCTGTGGGTTGTAACAAGCTATCTGGATTTAGCACCCGCATCGTTGAATCCCATAACATACCCATCGCCACCGCAATCAAAATCAATCCCACTAAAACGGTCGCCACCGTTTCAAAACGCCCATGACCATAAGGGTGTTCGGCATCAGCATCTTGTGAACTAAATCGCGCCGCCACCAATACCACCCCATCACTGACTAAATCTGACAGCGAATGTAGCCCATCCGCAATCAAAGCCTGCGACTGTCCTATCCAACCAAAAATAATTTTAACCACCGATAAAATCACATTACTGATTACCCCCACCAAGGTCACATTACGAATCGCCACATAACGACTTTCCTGCGGAGAAATGGCAACCGATGAATCGGGTATATTAGGTAAATTTTGCATATTTTTTCTAACCAAGTTTGGGAAATTGATAGACAGTTTACACTGAAATTTTCACAATGAATTTTTTCTGAATTTTAAAGATTATTTTTTATTTTTAAAGAATCTCACGAGTGGCTGGAGTCAATCGTGCTTCAAAGGCTAGACATTTATTCTTGTCTGACTCAAAATTATCCGAATTGAGATTAGATTTAACAAGGAATACTTTTTTATTATGCGCGTTATTTTACTGTTTGCGGTTTTACTGCTTTCTACTTTTCACCATCATTTAAACGCCAGTACTACTACTGTGTATAAATACATCGATGCCAATGGTGTGCTTCATCTCACCAATCGCCCGCCGCCCGAAGAACAACCTTTACTTTACACCCGCAGTTACACCGTGCGCCGCTATGCGCCGCCTCCGTCTGCGCCTTTGTTACCAGACTCATTTAGTCCATCGCAATTTTTAGCTTTGCAGGGATTAAACACTTTTGCGTTGCCTGCGGTTGGTAAAAATACGGAAAAAACTCGTCCTTACGACGACACTATCCAACATATTGCCGCTCAATACCAATTGCCGGCTGAATTATTACATGCCGTCATTAAAGTAGAATCCAATTACAATCCCAATGCCGTTTCTCCCAAAGGTGCGACAGGGTTAATGCAATTAATGCCCGGTACAGCAGCGCGTTATGGGGTCACGGATCGCACCGATCCACTGGATAATATGACGGGTGGCGCGAAATATTTACGGGATTTATTGCATTTATTTGACAATGACTTAACCCTTGCTTTAGCCGCTTATAACGCCGGTGAAAATGCGGTTATTAAACACAATCGCCAAATTCCACCCTATAGAGAAACACAAAATTATGTCAAAAAGGTGTTGGCATTGTACCAGAATAGGTAATATTTTCAGCCATTCTCCATTTTAATACAACTAAAAAAAGCCTCGTTGAGAATGGCGTATCGAAAATAGATTTACGCCCAAGAAAAACTAGATTGACGTAGAATATCATGCTAGGCTTTCTTACCATTTATGCGTTTTATTTGATCCCATTCAGCTTTTAGTTATTTTTAGAAACAATTAGTTAAGGAGAACGATTCTGTCTCTTGCCGTTGTTTACAGCCGCGCCCAAGTCGGCATTGAAGCCATTCCTGTCACGATTGAAGTGCATTTAACGGGGGGTTTACCGAGTTTATCGATTGTTGGACTGCCTGAAACCGCGGTGAAAGAAAGTAAAGATCGCGTGCGCAGTGCTTTGTTAAATTCAGATTATTACTTTCCGGTTAAAAGAATTACCATTAATCTCGCGCCGGCCGATTTACCCAAAGAAGGGGGGCGTTTCGATTTAGCGATTGCGATTGGTATTCTTGCAGCTTCAGGACAATTGCCGCGAGAATCGTTACATCATTATGAATTTGTGGGTGAATTGGCGTTGGGAGGGGAATTGCGGCCGATTCGTGGCGTGTTACCTGTAGCGTTGGCCGTGCGCAATGTAGAACGGGCGTTGGTAGTGCCAATGGATAACGCCGATGAAGCCAGTATTGTTCATCATTTAGATATTTTTCCTTGTCGCACTTTATTCGATATTTGCCAGCATTTACAAG
The DNA window shown above is from Thioflexithrix psekupsensis and carries:
- a CDS encoding lytic transglycosylase domain-containing protein, whose amino-acid sequence is MRVILLFAVLLLSTFHHHLNASTTTVYKYIDANGVLHLTNRPPPEEQPLLYTRSYTVRRYAPPPSAPLLPDSFSPSQFLALQGLNTFALPAVGKNTEKTRPYDDTIQHIAAQYQLPAELLHAVIKVESNYNPNAVSPKGATGLMQLMPGTAARYGVTDRTDPLDNMTGGAKYLRDLLHLFDNDLTLALAAYNAGENAVIKHNRQIPPYRETQNYVKKVLALYQNR